The proteins below are encoded in one region of Avibacterium volantium:
- a CDS encoding D-alanine--D-alanine ligase, whose translation MKKTLKQEKIAVLLGGTSAEREVSLNSGEAVLNALKSLGYDAHPIDPKTFPVAELKQQGFDRVFNILHGRGGEDGTMQGLLEQIGIPYTGCGVMASALTMDKMRTKMLWKAFGLPVANMEIVTKSTVSELNPAAVVEKLGLPLMVKPSLEGSSVGLRKVNQLDELQSAVEFALGFDDTILIEEWLAGDEFTLPVLDNEVLPAIKIVPEGEFYDYEAKYVSDNTQYFCPAGLTEEREQELRQLVKRAYDAVGCRGWSRIDVMMDAEGQFRLVEVNTNPGMTSHSLFPKSAATVGYSFEQLVEKILELSV comes from the coding sequence ATGAAAAAAACATTAAAACAAGAAAAAATTGCCGTGTTACTTGGTGGAACTTCTGCCGAGCGTGAGGTTTCGCTTAATTCAGGCGAAGCCGTGCTTAATGCGTTAAAAAGCCTTGGCTATGACGCGCACCCGATTGATCCGAAAACCTTTCCTGTGGCGGAATTAAAACAACAGGGCTTTGATCGTGTATTCAATATTTTGCACGGACGTGGTGGGGAAGACGGCACAATGCAAGGCTTGCTTGAGCAAATTGGTATTCCTTACACAGGCTGTGGGGTAATGGCATCTGCCTTAACAATGGATAAAATGCGGACTAAAATGTTGTGGAAAGCCTTTGGCTTACCAGTGGCGAATATGGAAATCGTAACAAAATCAACAGTATCCGAACTAAACCCTGCCGCAGTTGTCGAAAAATTAGGTCTGCCGTTGATGGTAAAACCTTCGTTGGAGGGGTCAAGTGTGGGGCTAAGAAAAGTCAATCAACTTGATGAATTACAAAGTGCGGTGGAATTTGCCTTAGGTTTTGACGATACCATTTTGATTGAAGAATGGCTTGCCGGTGATGAATTTACCCTGCCAGTTTTAGACAATGAAGTGTTGCCAGCGATCAAAATCGTGCCTGAAGGTGAGTTTTATGATTATGAAGCGAAATATGTTTCCGATAATACGCAATATTTTTGTCCAGCAGGTTTAACTGAGGAACGTGAGCAAGAATTGCGTCAATTAGTGAAGCGCGCTTATGATGCGGTAGGTTGTCGTGGTTGGAGTCGTATTGATGTGATGATGGACGCTGAAGGGCAATTCCGCTTAGTGGAAGTGAACACTAACCCAGGAATGACCAGCCATAGTTTATTCCCGAAATCAGCGGCAACCGTGGGCTATTCTTTCGAACAGCTTGTAGAGAAAATTTTGGAGCTTAGTGTTTAA
- a CDS encoding cell division protein FtsQ/DivIB, producing the protein MKLWRHKATQSIRTGEPRSRFFMQVKPLIVLLCLGLMFYVYSNWQNWLEKLDDRPISAFNLVGTPAFTTDEDVRDMLIKMGDLKGFFGQDVSLVREQIQKMPWVKQAVVRKIWPDRLNILVSEYTPVAVWNDNEFLSSDGVVFKLPVDKLQDKNLPHLAGPDYQSLVVLDAWKKIYQDLKTKGLTLKSVAIDDREAWQLELDNGVLLKLGRGEWKSKLDRFATIYPQIEVPENKKLSYVDLRYKVGAAVGMVDINE; encoded by the coding sequence ATGAAGTTATGGCGACATAAAGCGACACAAAGCATACGCACTGGAGAGCCAAGATCTCGCTTTTTTATGCAGGTCAAGCCATTAATTGTGCTATTATGTCTAGGGTTAATGTTTTATGTTTACTCAAATTGGCAAAATTGGCTCGAAAAACTAGATGATCGCCCTATTAGTGCCTTTAATCTCGTAGGAACACCGGCATTCACCACTGATGAAGATGTGCGTGATATGCTGATAAAAATGGGCGATCTTAAAGGTTTCTTTGGGCAAGATGTGAGTTTAGTGCGTGAGCAAATCCAAAAAATGCCTTGGGTTAAACAAGCCGTAGTGAGAAAAATCTGGCCTGACCGACTAAACATTTTGGTCAGTGAATATACGCCTGTCGCCGTTTGGAACGATAATGAATTTTTATCTAGCGATGGCGTGGTATTCAAATTGCCAGTGGATAAATTACAGGATAAAAATTTACCGCACTTAGCAGGGCCGGATTATCAGAGTTTAGTGGTGCTAGATGCGTGGAAAAAGATTTATCAAGATCTAAAAACAAAAGGACTAACATTAAAATCCGTTGCCATTGATGATCGAGAGGCTTGGCAATTAGAACTTGATAATGGCGTATTATTAAAATTGGGACGGGGAGAATGGAAAAGCAAACTCGATCGTTTTGCCACCATTTATCCGCAAATTGAAGTTCCAGAAAATAAAAAGTTATCCTATGTCGATCTCCGCTATAAAGTAGGGGCTGCCGTAGGAATGGTTGATATAAACGAATA